In Paraburkholderia terrae, a genomic segment contains:
- a CDS encoding alpha/beta fold hydrolase, translated as MSSTFLYGANVAANGIRQHFLRYGGTNGERGARAAVIVIPGITSPAVTWGFVGEVFGAGFDTYVIDVRGRGLSEASAALDYSLDAQADDVVALAAALGLERFALVGHSMGARIAARAALRAPHGLESVVLVDPPVSGPGRRTYPGKLPWYVDSMALAREGTDAEGMRAFCPTWTDEELRLRAEWLHTCDERAVLASYEGFHTDDFHADAAQLNVPSLLITAERGDVVRDEDVAELQRATPAMQHVRVPDAGHMIPWDNAAGFYEALGLFLGAALTQKAAAAATI; from the coding sequence ATGTCCAGCACTTTTCTTTACGGCGCGAACGTCGCCGCCAACGGCATCCGCCAGCACTTTCTGCGCTATGGCGGCACAAACGGCGAGCGTGGCGCGCGCGCTGCCGTCATCGTGATTCCGGGCATCACGAGTCCTGCCGTGACGTGGGGCTTCGTCGGTGAAGTGTTCGGCGCGGGCTTCGACACGTATGTGATCGATGTGCGTGGACGCGGCCTGTCGGAAGCATCGGCGGCGCTCGACTACAGCCTCGACGCGCAGGCCGACGATGTCGTCGCGCTGGCGGCCGCGCTCGGTCTCGAACGTTTCGCGCTCGTCGGACATTCGATGGGCGCGCGCATCGCCGCACGCGCCGCATTGCGTGCGCCGCACGGACTAGAAAGCGTGGTGCTCGTCGACCCGCCCGTCTCCGGGCCGGGCCGCCGCACGTATCCGGGCAAGCTGCCGTGGTACGTCGATTCGATGGCGCTCGCGCGCGAAGGCACGGACGCCGAAGGCATGCGCGCGTTCTGTCCCACGTGGACCGACGAAGAACTGCGTCTGCGCGCCGAGTGGCTGCATACGTGCGACGAGCGCGCCGTGCTCGCATCGTATGAAGGTTTTCATACCGACGACTTCCACGCCGACGCCGCGCAACTGAACGTGCCCTCGCTGCTCATCACGGCCGAACGCGGCGACGTGGTGCGCGACGAAGACGTCGCCGAACTGCAGCGCGCAACGCCCGCGATGCAGCACGTTCGCGTCCCCGATGCCGGCCACATGATTCCGTGGGACAACGCAGCGGGTTTCTATGAGGCGCTCGGCCTGTTCCTCGGCGCCGCGTTGACGCAAAAAGCTGCCGCAGCGGCCACGATCTGA
- a CDS encoding maleate cis-trans isomerase family protein, with the protein MSKTYRIGQIVPSSNTTMETEIPAMLRLREAIRPERFTFHSSRMRMKKVVKEELAAMDAESDRCAIELSDARVDVLGYACLVAIMAMGHGYHRVSQARLTKHTAENGAAAPVLTSAGALVDALKVIGAKRIVVVAPYMKPLTELVVDYIRNEGYEVLDYRALEIPDNLEVGRHDPARLPEIVKTLNYADADAIVLSACVQMPSLPAVAKVEAMTGKPVITAAIATTYAMLRELDLEPIVPGAGALLSGAY; encoded by the coding sequence ATGAGCAAGACCTATCGGATCGGCCAGATCGTGCCGAGCTCGAACACCACGATGGAAACGGAAATTCCGGCGATGCTGCGTCTGCGCGAAGCGATCCGCCCGGAGCGCTTCACGTTTCATTCGAGCCGTATGCGCATGAAGAAGGTCGTGAAGGAAGAGCTTGCCGCGATGGACGCCGAATCGGACCGCTGCGCGATCGAGCTTTCGGATGCGCGCGTCGACGTGCTCGGTTATGCGTGCCTCGTCGCGATCATGGCGATGGGACACGGCTATCACCGCGTGTCGCAGGCGCGTCTGACGAAACACACGGCGGAAAACGGCGCGGCCGCGCCCGTGCTGACCAGCGCGGGCGCGCTCGTCGACGCGCTCAAGGTGATCGGCGCAAAGCGCATCGTCGTGGTCGCGCCGTACATGAAGCCGCTGACGGAACTGGTGGTCGATTACATCCGCAACGAAGGTTACGAAGTGCTCGACTATCGCGCGCTCGAAATTCCCGACAACCTCGAAGTCGGCCGTCATGATCCCGCGCGCCTGCCCGAAATCGTCAAGACGCTGAACTACGCGGACGCCGATGCCATCGTGCTGTCAGCATGCGTGCAGATGCCGTCGCTGCCCGCCGTCGCGAAGGTCGAGGCGATGACGGGCAAGCCCGTGATCACGGCCGCCATCGCCACGACTTACGCGATGCTGCGTGAACTGGATCTCGAGCCGATCGTCCCCGGAGCGGGCGCGCTGCTTTCGGGCGCGTATTGA
- a CDS encoding FAD-dependent monooxygenase has protein sequence MSKPRIAIIGAGLGGVAAAALLQRAGHDVRLYEQAPAFSRLGAGIHLGPNVMKIMRRIGCEDALNVMGSHPDYWYSRDWKTAEAIAQIPLGDYALKTYGASYLTVHRGDFHALMTEAVTPGTITFGKCLQSVEDTGSDVRLTFADGSVEVADLVIGADGVNSKIREHLLGAEPPRYTGYVAHRAVFPASLLGNRPYDMCVKWWSEDRHMMVYYVTEKRDEYYYVTGVPQAEWPAGVSMMDSSRDEMREAFEGFHPDVQNLIDVSPSITKWPLLERDPLPLWSRGRLVLLGDACHPMKPHMAQGAAMAIEDAAMLARCLDETGATDYAGAFALYEANRAARASKVQLVSHNNTWLRTNEDPAWVFAYDVFNVPLVSPQSAAAKEAATA, from the coding sequence ATGAGCAAACCCCGTATCGCCATCATCGGCGCCGGCCTCGGCGGCGTGGCCGCCGCCGCCCTCTTGCAGCGCGCCGGTCACGACGTGCGTCTCTACGAGCAGGCGCCCGCGTTCTCGCGCCTTGGCGCGGGCATTCATCTCGGCCCGAACGTGATGAAGATCATGCGGCGCATCGGTTGCGAAGACGCGCTCAACGTGATGGGTTCGCATCCCGACTACTGGTACAGCCGCGACTGGAAGACGGCCGAGGCAATTGCGCAGATTCCGCTGGGCGACTACGCGTTGAAGACGTACGGCGCGAGCTATCTCACGGTGCATCGCGGCGACTTTCATGCGCTGATGACGGAAGCCGTCACGCCCGGCACGATTACATTCGGCAAGTGCCTGCAATCGGTCGAAGACACGGGCAGCGACGTGCGCCTCACGTTCGCGGACGGCAGCGTGGAAGTAGCGGACCTCGTGATCGGCGCAGACGGCGTGAACTCGAAAATCCGCGAGCATCTGCTCGGCGCTGAGCCGCCGCGCTATACGGGCTATGTCGCGCATCGCGCGGTGTTTCCGGCGTCGCTGCTCGGCAACCGTCCGTACGACATGTGTGTGAAGTGGTGGTCGGAAGACCGTCACATGATGGTCTACTACGTGACCGAAAAGCGCGACGAGTATTACTACGTGACAGGCGTGCCGCAAGCCGAATGGCCTGCGGGCGTGTCGATGATGGACAGCAGCCGCGACGAAATGCGCGAGGCGTTCGAAGGTTTCCATCCCGATGTGCAGAACCTGATCGACGTGTCGCCGTCCATCACCAAGTGGCCGCTGCTCGAACGCGATCCGTTGCCGCTGTGGAGCCGTGGCCGCCTCGTGCTGCTCGGCGATGCCTGTCACCCGATGAAGCCGCACATGGCGCAAGGCGCGGCGATGGCGATCGAAGACGCGGCCATGCTGGCGCGCTGCCTCGACGAAACGGGCGCGACCGACTACGCGGGCGCGTTCGCGCTGTATGAGGCTAATCGCGCGGCGCGGGCTTCGAAGGTGCAACTGGTGTCGCACAACAACACGTGGCTGCGCACGAACGAAGACCCGGCATGGGTGTTCGCGTACGACGTCTTCAACGTGCCGCTCGTGTCGCCGCAATCGGCCGCCGCGAAGGAAGCCGCCACCGCGTAA
- a CDS encoding (2Fe-2S)-binding protein — protein sequence MLHSASHVQPLTLKVNGETRTIEGATPDTPLLYILRNDCELNGPKYGCGLGQCGACTVLVDGQPARSCVVPVAAAHAREVTTLEGLGTPDALHPVQRAFIDEQAAQCGYCLNGMIMSTAALLAGNPSPDDDAIRDALRFNLCRCGTHLEIVRAVKRAALYLQQQHGQ from the coding sequence ATGTTGCATTCCGCTTCCCATGTGCAGCCGCTCACGCTGAAGGTGAACGGCGAGACGCGCACCATCGAAGGCGCGACGCCCGACACGCCGCTCCTCTACATCCTGCGCAACGACTGCGAGCTGAACGGTCCGAAGTACGGCTGCGGCCTTGGCCAGTGCGGCGCGTGTACGGTGCTCGTCGATGGTCAGCCCGCGCGTTCGTGTGTCGTGCCCGTCGCGGCGGCGCACGCGCGCGAAGTGACGACGCTCGAAGGACTCGGCACGCCCGACGCGCTGCATCCCGTGCAACGCGCGTTCATCGACGAACAGGCGGCGCAATGCGGATACTGTCTGAACGGCATGATCATGAGCACGGCGGCGCTGCTTGCAGGCAATCCATCGCCGGACGACGACGCGATTCGCGACGCGCTGCGCTTCAATCTGTGCCGTTGCGGCACGCACCTCGAGATCGTGCGGGCCGTGAAGCGCGCGGCGCTGTATTTGCAGCAGCAACATGGGCAATGA
- a CDS encoding cytochrome c codes for MSEDDPQALRLKEDRVFLTEGEDDAAARRRAQYAWPADGIDADAQLAVEASVAADGTMAKWHYRARVGDAASDARGPGTQASLPPLLYRHEHASVAVDDPSRAIPTQAHAFARESFIDEVAHDARRDPVALRLDHLDATRDAGAREIIRMVSERAAWGAAPHAAQEPAAPWLRGRGFAFDGQALEETTRVAALPDYSPNNVHTRAEPQPMSWSAWVVDLDVNRATGDIAVRRVVAGQGAGTPDADTLQGLPAWQIEEAIARATGVRRIARASHDETGFATGADTPVSHDLIDAHSERVSNIATSSASDDKRIEQAAAPVAAAIANALYDATGVRFRAPPFDPEQIRRAFAAAGPAVALEAPAAARRPSRWRRWLAGGGIGGVAGGLIGLACSILPGPSPIAPLPASAGADATMWSAAMLERGRQVAIAGDCAVCHTTPGGHVNAGGLALETPFGTVWSTNITPDRETGIGAWSYEAFTRAMRQGIARDGRHLYPAFPYTAFARMSESDMMALYAYLMSQPAVKQAAPETKLPFPMNQRRLVAGWNWLFHDAREYQPDAQQSALWNRGKYLVDGAGHCGACHTPRNALGAEKGGFAYLGGGSAEGWDAPALVAARAAPVPWTEDALFAYLRTGFSAEHGVAAGPMAPVVAGLASLPESDVRAIAHYIASLSPPVDAAVAAHAAAQRAAGTNADALTAAGFQNGRRMFEAACAVCHAESGGVGHLGVRPLMGLNTSVSQASPENLLRVMMHGIDQPATEGLGYMPGFKDSFDDQQLAELAGYIRARYAPGQPAWHDLAATAAHVREAVH; via the coding sequence ATGAGCGAGGACGATCCGCAGGCGTTGCGGCTGAAGGAAGATCGCGTGTTCCTGACGGAAGGCGAGGATGATGCCGCTGCCCGACGTCGCGCGCAGTACGCATGGCCCGCCGACGGCATCGATGCGGATGCGCAGCTCGCTGTCGAAGCGAGCGTCGCGGCGGACGGCACGATGGCGAAGTGGCACTATCGCGCGCGCGTCGGCGATGCGGCGAGCGATGCACGTGGGCCCGGCACGCAAGCATCGCTGCCGCCGTTGCTGTATCGCCATGAACATGCGAGCGTTGCCGTCGACGATCCATCGCGGGCGATTCCCACGCAAGCCCATGCGTTCGCACGCGAATCGTTCATCGACGAAGTGGCGCACGACGCGCGGCGCGATCCCGTCGCGCTGCGGCTCGATCATCTCGATGCCACACGCGACGCCGGCGCGCGCGAAATCATTCGTATGGTGAGCGAGCGCGCGGCGTGGGGCGCTGCGCCGCATGCGGCTCAAGAGCCTGCTGCGCCGTGGTTGCGCGGGCGCGGCTTTGCGTTCGATGGCCAGGCGCTCGAAGAAACGACGCGCGTCGCGGCACTGCCTGACTATTCGCCGAACAACGTGCATACGCGCGCCGAGCCGCAGCCGATGAGCTGGTCGGCGTGGGTGGTCGATCTCGACGTCAATCGCGCAACGGGCGATATCGCCGTGCGCCGCGTCGTAGCCGGCCAGGGCGCGGGAACGCCGGATGCCGACACGCTGCAAGGGCTGCCCGCGTGGCAGATCGAGGAAGCGATTGCGCGAGCGACCGGCGTGCGCCGGATCGCGCGCGCGTCGCACGACGAAACGGGTTTTGCGACGGGCGCGGACACACCTGTTTCGCACGATCTGATCGACGCGCACAGCGAGCGTGTATCGAATATCGCCACGAGCTCCGCATCGGACGATAAACGCATCGAGCAGGCTGCTGCGCCCGTCGCCGCAGCGATAGCCAATGCGCTCTACGACGCGACGGGCGTGCGCTTTCGTGCGCCGCCGTTCGACCCGGAACAGATTCGCCGCGCGTTCGCCGCAGCAGGTCCGGCAGTCGCGCTCGAAGCGCCCGCAGCGGCGCGCCGGCCGTCGCGCTGGCGCCGCTGGCTGGCGGGTGGTGGTATCGGCGGAGTGGCGGGTGGCTTGATCGGGCTCGCGTGTTCGATCCTGCCTGGGCCGTCGCCGATCGCGCCGTTGCCCGCAAGCGCAGGTGCCGACGCAACGATGTGGAGCGCGGCGATGCTCGAACGCGGCCGTCAGGTTGCGATTGCAGGCGACTGCGCCGTGTGTCACACGACGCCCGGCGGGCACGTCAATGCGGGCGGACTCGCGCTGGAGACGCCGTTCGGCACCGTCTGGTCGACCAACATCACGCCCGACCGCGAGACGGGCATCGGCGCGTGGTCATACGAAGCGTTCACGCGCGCGATGCGCCAGGGCATTGCACGCGACGGCCGGCATCTGTATCCGGCGTTCCCGTACACGGCGTTCGCGCGCATGAGCGAATCCGACATGATGGCGCTATACGCGTACCTGATGTCGCAGCCTGCCGTGAAGCAAGCCGCGCCCGAAACGAAGCTGCCGTTCCCGATGAACCAGCGGCGGCTCGTCGCGGGCTGGAACTGGCTGTTTCATGACGCGCGCGAATACCAGCCGGATGCGCAGCAGTCGGCGCTATGGAATCGCGGCAAGTATCTGGTGGATGGCGCGGGGCATTGCGGCGCGTGCCATACGCCGCGCAATGCGCTGGGCGCGGAGAAGGGCGGCTTTGCGTATCTGGGCGGCGGAAGCGCCGAAGGCTGGGACGCGCCGGCGCTCGTCGCTGCGCGAGCGGCGCCCGTGCCGTGGACGGAAGACGCGCTGTTCGCCTATCTGCGCACAGGATTTTCCGCCGAGCATGGTGTCGCCGCGGGACCGATGGCGCCCGTCGTGGCGGGACTTGCGAGTCTGCCCGAGTCGGACGTGCGCGCGATAGCGCATTACATCGCGTCGCTTTCTCCGCCCGTCGATGCCGCCGTCGCCGCGCACGCGGCTGCGCAGCGCGCCGCAGGGACGAACGCGGATGCACTGACGGCGGCCGGCTTCCAGAACGGACGGCGCATGTTCGAGGCGGCTTGCGCGGTATGTCACGCCGAATCGGGCGGCGTGGGCCATCTGGGTGTGCGTCCGTTGATGGGCCTGAACACCAGCGTGAGCCAGGCGAGTCCGGAGAACCTGTTGCGCGTGATGATGCACGGCATCGATCAGCCCGCCACGGAAGGGCTGGGCTACATGCCGGGCTTCAAGGACAGCTTCGACGATCAGCAACTTGCCGAACTGGCAGGCTATATTCGTGCGCGCTATGCGCCCGGCCAGCCTGCATGGCACGATCTTGCGGCGACGGCCGCTCACGTGCGCGAGGCGGTGCATTGA
- a CDS encoding response regulator, whose translation MANVLLVDDDAENLWSLQLALESDGHHVSVAGDANCALDILRRESFQLMITDYEMPGIDGAELCRLVHEQPAHAGLPIVLLSAAAEPQNLPQSWTRFFRKPARIQDLTATLDAHVAAHQPAMRPPHPKASVRAVLRCQSLPASRWIPVDAGCWP comes from the coding sequence GTGGCAAATGTACTGCTGGTCGACGACGACGCGGAAAACCTCTGGTCGCTGCAACTGGCGCTTGAAAGCGACGGTCACCACGTGAGCGTTGCTGGAGATGCCAACTGCGCACTGGATATCCTGCGTCGGGAATCGTTCCAGCTGATGATCACGGACTACGAAATGCCCGGCATCGACGGCGCCGAGTTGTGCCGTCTGGTGCATGAGCAGCCCGCTCATGCCGGGTTGCCGATCGTGCTGTTGTCGGCTGCGGCAGAGCCGCAAAACCTTCCGCAATCCTGGACGCGGTTTTTCCGCAAACCGGCGCGCATCCAGGATCTGACGGCCACGCTCGACGCCCACGTCGCTGCGCACCAGCCGGCTATGAGGCCGCCGCACCCGAAAGCATCCGTGCGCGCAGTCCTGAGATGCCAGAGCCTGCCCGCATCGCGCTGGATTCCCGTCGATGCCGGCTGCTGGCCATAA
- a CDS encoding PAS domain-containing sensor histidine kinase: protein MSDTHKTHHTARETAEQFRILVQGVTDYAIYMLSPTGIVTSWNVGAERIKGYSHAEILGRHFSCFYTDEDRANGAPAMILATAAREGRAEREGWRVRKDGSRFWAHVVVDAIRDERGELVGFAKVTRDITERKQSAAALEKANVALFQAQKMEAIGRLTGGVAHDFNNLLAVLSNGLQVLATQSRTHLDMKMIDGMRRAIDRGASLTQQLLSFARQQPLRPEVHDLNMLIRDFEPMLVKVRADNRTKCELGLAGDPVFALVDAARFEATLLNLVVNAVDAMPDGGTVTIATTTVESDRAVTAVLAAGRYVRISVSDTGTGMPQRVLEQAFEPFFTTKPPGKGTGLGLSQVYGFITQSGGDVVISSVEGEGTTIDLYLPMAQPAESASTFVPSKVETVLLVEDEPDVLGLATELFRSIGYEVVVASSASEAVAILKERDDIDVVFTDITMPHGMSGMDLAHHIRAGYPAVKVVLTSGYPLATLRDEYGAFNEFPFVYKPYRLADLAKALRA, encoded by the coding sequence ATGAGCGACACTCACAAGACGCACCATACGGCGCGCGAGACAGCGGAGCAATTCCGCATTCTCGTACAGGGCGTCACCGACTACGCGATCTACATGCTGTCGCCCACAGGCATCGTGACGAGCTGGAACGTCGGGGCCGAGCGGATCAAAGGGTACAGCCACGCCGAAATTCTTGGCCGGCATTTCTCGTGTTTCTATACGGACGAGGATAGAGCCAACGGCGCGCCAGCCATGATTCTCGCGACGGCAGCGCGGGAAGGCCGTGCGGAACGCGAGGGATGGCGCGTGCGCAAAGATGGCAGCCGCTTCTGGGCGCACGTGGTGGTCGATGCCATTCGCGACGAACGCGGCGAGCTGGTCGGTTTTGCCAAGGTCACGCGCGACATTACCGAACGCAAGCAGTCGGCGGCTGCGCTGGAAAAGGCAAATGTCGCGCTGTTCCAGGCGCAGAAGATGGAGGCGATTGGCCGGCTCACGGGTGGCGTCGCGCACGACTTCAACAACCTGCTCGCGGTGCTGTCCAACGGCCTGCAGGTGCTGGCCACGCAGTCGCGCACGCACCTCGACATGAAGATGATCGACGGCATGCGCCGGGCTATCGATCGCGGCGCTTCGCTCACGCAGCAACTGCTGTCGTTCGCGCGCCAGCAGCCGTTGCGGCCGGAAGTGCATGATCTGAACATGCTGATCCGCGATTTCGAGCCGATGCTGGTGAAAGTCCGCGCCGATAACAGGACGAAATGCGAACTCGGCCTGGCGGGCGATCCTGTGTTCGCGCTCGTCGACGCCGCGCGGTTCGAGGCGACCCTGCTCAATCTCGTTGTCAACGCCGTGGACGCGATGCCTGACGGCGGGACTGTGACGATCGCGACGACTACCGTCGAATCGGACAGAGCGGTCACGGCCGTGTTGGCGGCTGGCCGCTACGTACGGATTTCCGTATCCGATACGGGAACGGGCATGCCTCAGAGAGTGTTGGAACAGGCTTTCGAGCCGTTCTTTACGACGAAGCCACCGGGAAAGGGCACGGGACTCGGGCTGAGCCAGGTCTACGGGTTCATTACCCAGTCGGGCGGCGATGTCGTGATATCGAGTGTCGAAGGAGAAGGCACGACCATCGATCTCTATCTGCCGATGGCGCAGCCCGCGGAGTCGGCGAGTACCTTTGTCCCTTCGAAAGTCGAAACGGTTCTACTGGTCGAAGATGAACCGGACGTGCTGGGGCTCGCGACGGAACTGTTCCGCAGCATCGGATATGAAGTCGTAGTGGCGAGCAGCGCGTCCGAGGCCGTGGCGATTCTGAAGGAACGCGACGATATCGACGTCGTCTTCACGGATATCACGATGCCCCACGGCATGAGCGGCATGGACCTGGCGCATCATATCCGCGCAGGGTATCCGGCCGTCAAGGTGGTGCTGACATCGGGCTACCCGCTCGCCACCTTGCGTGACGAGTACGGTGCTTTCAACGAGTTTCCGTTTGTCTACAAGCCGTACCGGCTCGCCGATCTTGCGAAGGCGCTGAGAGCATGA
- a CDS encoding SDR family NAD(P)-dependent oxidoreductase, whose translation MNSNAAIKGTAVVTGASAGIGMVYADRLAAQGYDLILVARRAERLNELAKRLSEQYGIRATALVEDLSKDAGVAAVVGAISADPAITMLVNNAGVATLAGFADTDFSKHEAMIDLNVNALVRLCYAVLPLFKQRDNGVLINIGSVLSLHTLPISTVYSGTKAFVTSFTRGLQQEVEGTNVKVQLVMPSATDTEIWDIAGVPVENLGKERVMSVDHLVDAALAGLAKGEAVTLPSVEDIRLWEEYDAAREKLFEATQSGKPASRYNIR comes from the coding sequence ATGAATAGCAATGCGGCAATCAAAGGTACTGCGGTCGTCACGGGCGCATCGGCTGGCATTGGGATGGTCTACGCAGATCGTCTCGCTGCGCAAGGCTACGACCTGATTCTGGTGGCAAGGCGCGCCGAGCGCCTGAATGAACTGGCGAAGCGCCTGTCGGAGCAATACGGCATTCGCGCCACGGCGCTTGTCGAAGATCTGTCGAAAGACGCTGGCGTTGCCGCCGTAGTAGGGGCAATTTCGGCAGACCCGGCCATCACGATGCTCGTCAACAACGCTGGCGTGGCAACGCTCGCGGGCTTCGCGGATACGGACTTCAGCAAACACGAAGCGATGATCGATCTCAACGTGAATGCCCTCGTCCGGCTTTGCTATGCGGTTCTTCCTCTGTTCAAGCAACGGGACAACGGGGTGCTCATCAACATCGGTTCGGTGCTCTCACTGCACACGTTGCCGATCAGCACCGTGTACAGCGGCACCAAAGCGTTTGTGACGAGTTTCACTCGCGGCCTGCAACAGGAAGTCGAAGGGACCAACGTGAAAGTGCAACTGGTCATGCCGAGCGCAACCGACACGGAGATCTGGGATATCGCGGGCGTGCCTGTCGAGAATCTGGGCAAGGAGCGCGTGATGAGCGTCGATCACCTCGTCGATGCCGCACTGGCCGGTCTTGCGAAGGGCGAAGCCGTCACGCTGCCTTCGGTGGAAGACATCCGGCTCTGGGAAGAATACGACGCGGCTCGCGAAAAGCTCTTCGAGGCCACGCAATCAGGCAAGCCCGCTTCCCGCTACAACATCCGTTAA
- a CDS encoding FUSC family protein has translation MYDTFLLALRNTLGAFRAELSRRTFVARMRPCTEAVLATLIAVCASRYVGLPEIWWAAICAFSLTGLALGAALDLGVQQIIGTFGGTVIGLLLSRFAADDVTQFVMLMALLSAAGLYLATKRSAGYMWILSTALAIFIVTTTHAEPDTDLRGVAEALWINALIGTAAYLGVTLLGAALMSLRDARVPTAEAPRPAIAHALTDRTLGRVPHTMIGTITLSVLAYLAWRYPIEGFPQAMTTALVVLMVPVDAQGTWSPYGVVQRMCHRLLGCALGCVVVFVVLPLTAGCIVYCLLAVCVFVWLSCYLRFGHSDISYVGTQFGAVVILTFVHDRVWLSDDVAVAYHRLAGVAAGNVALAVVLLLVTAGCAVWAKNRANERAK, from the coding sequence ATGTACGACACGTTCCTGCTCGCTTTGCGCAATACGCTCGGCGCGTTCCGGGCGGAGCTTTCGCGGCGCACGTTCGTCGCGCGGATGCGGCCTTGCACGGAGGCGGTGCTCGCGACCCTCATCGCCGTGTGCGCAAGCCGCTATGTCGGCCTGCCGGAAATCTGGTGGGCCGCCATTTGCGCGTTTTCGCTGACGGGTCTCGCGCTGGGCGCCGCGCTCGATCTCGGCGTGCAGCAGATCATCGGCACGTTCGGCGGGACCGTCATCGGCCTGCTGCTGTCGCGCTTCGCGGCCGACGACGTTACGCAATTCGTGATGCTGATGGCGCTTCTATCCGCGGCCGGACTGTATCTCGCGACGAAGCGATCGGCGGGGTACATGTGGATTCTTTCTACTGCGCTCGCCATTTTCATCGTGACGACCACCCACGCCGAGCCGGACACCGACTTGCGAGGCGTTGCCGAGGCGCTGTGGATCAACGCTCTGATCGGCACGGCGGCCTATCTGGGCGTGACCCTGCTGGGCGCGGCCCTCATGTCGTTGCGAGACGCGCGCGTGCCAACTGCCGAAGCACCGCGCCCCGCCATTGCACACGCGTTGACCGACCGCACACTTGGCCGCGTGCCGCATACGATGATCGGCACCATCACGCTGTCGGTGCTCGCGTATCTGGCATGGCGTTATCCCATCGAGGGATTCCCGCAGGCGATGACGACGGCACTCGTCGTTCTGATGGTTCCCGTCGATGCCCAGGGCACGTGGTCGCCTTACGGCGTCGTGCAGAGGATGTGCCATCGGCTGCTGGGTTGCGCATTGGGTTGCGTGGTGGTGTTCGTCGTGCTGCCGCTGACGGCTGGCTGCATCGTATATTGCCTGTTAGCCGTGTGCGTGTTCGTGTGGCTCTCGTGCTATCTGCGCTTTGGACATTCGGACATCAGCTATGTCGGCACGCAGTTCGGCGCGGTCGTCATCCTGACGTTCGTTCACGACCGCGTGTGGCTGAGCGACGATGTCGCCGTTGCCTATCATCGGCTGGCGGGTGTTGCGGCGGGGAATGTCGCGCTCGCCGTCGTGCTGCTTCTGGTGACGGCGGGCTGCGCCGTGTGGGCGAAAAACCGGGCGAATGAGCGCGCGAAATAG
- a CDS encoding SDR family oxidoreductase, with the protein MTQRTFLITGASKGIGRALSERLARAGHQVVGIARRTDDPTFPGTLVSIDLADRDATDKGLRELTSRYAFDGVVNNMGFVKLARLGEIELDDLDRTFSTNLAPAVQTAQALLPNMKEKGWGRIVNLSSLVVLGVAQRSTYAAAKSAMISFTRTWALELADSGITVNSVAPGPTETEMFRENTPVGSEAEKRFLSLVPMKRLGKPDELAASVEFFLSEPAGFITGQTLYVDGGASIGKASI; encoded by the coding sequence ATGACCCAACGTACTTTTCTTATCACTGGCGCGAGCAAAGGCATTGGCCGCGCGCTGTCCGAACGGCTCGCCCGCGCAGGCCATCAGGTTGTCGGCATCGCACGTCGCACGGATGACCCGACCTTCCCCGGCACGCTGGTGAGCATCGATCTCGCCGATCGCGACGCCACCGACAAAGGCTTGCGTGAACTGACCTCGCGCTACGCGTTCGACGGCGTCGTCAACAACATGGGCTTCGTCAAGCTCGCACGGCTCGGGGAGATCGAACTCGACGATCTGGATCGCACGTTCAGCACGAATCTCGCGCCCGCTGTGCAAACCGCGCAGGCGTTGCTGCCGAACATGAAGGAGAAAGGCTGGGGACGCATCGTCAATCTGTCGAGCCTGGTCGTGCTGGGAGTCGCGCAGCGAAGCACGTATGCTGCCGCCAAGAGCGCGATGATCAGCTTCACGCGCACATGGGCGCTCGAGCTTGCCGACTCCGGCATCACCGTCAATTCCGTGGCACCTGGACCGACCGAAACCGAGATGTTCCGTGAGAACACCCCTGTCGGCAGCGAAGCTGAGAAGCGTTTTCTGTCGCTAGTGCCGATGAAGCGCCTCGGCAAGCCGGACGAACTCGCGGCGAGCGTGGAGTTCTTCCTTTCCGAGCCGGCAGGATTCATCACCGGACAGACGCTGTATGTCGATGGTGGCGCATCGATTGGCAAGGCGTCGATCTGA